The following proteins come from a genomic window of bacterium:
- a CDS encoding putative porin — translation MKNLLYIVAFMLAVLAGAAAVKAGEIDLLVDKLVEKGILTRGEAQQIITETQEEVRREVASMEAPGLPKWVQKMSFKGDLRLRYQWTKRETNPGVPQVERNRGRYRLRFGVETYVVDNISVGFGIATGDGDPRSTNQTFTNSFEKPSVRWDYAYAKYSPADWITFTGGKMQNPLWRPTDLVWDTDITPEGGAVQFQYGIYDNLNFYINSGLFVLDESAGDEADPLLYAIQPGFKWKPMDKVAWNTAGVFYGTSGVKGKILNYSAGTNKRRPNGGAGGLAYDYDTIGVSSEIAFENLFDLNLPRLAFIGEYYNNIDVSDEDYAWIIGAKIGAAKVGKKGQWQAKYLYRWLCQDAVLDILPDSDAYGGATGVRGHEVALEYALLDNVIMGLDYYHMEPIHKVGGHRNAEDLFQADILFKF, via the coding sequence ATGAAAAATCTGTTATATATAGTTGCCTTTATGCTTGCTGTTTTAGCCGGAGCGGCGGCAGTTAAAGCGGGAGAGATAGATCTGCTGGTTGACAAGCTTGTAGAAAAAGGGATTCTTACAAGAGGCGAAGCCCAGCAGATAATAACCGAGACGCAGGAGGAAGTAAGAAGAGAGGTAGCTTCAATGGAAGCCCCCGGGCTTCCGAAATGGGTCCAGAAGATGAGTTTTAAGGGTGACTTACGCCTGCGTTACCAGTGGACAAAGAGAGAAACGAACCCCGGCGTTCCGCAGGTTGAAAGGAATCGCGGCAGATACAGGCTGCGCTTCGGCGTTGAGACATATGTAGTGGACAACATATCCGTGGGTTTCGGTATCGCCACGGGTGACGGCGATCCGCGTTCGACCAACCAGACTTTCACAAACTCGTTTGAAAAACCCAGTGTCAGATGGGATTACGCTTACGCAAAATATTCACCCGCTGACTGGATAACTTTTACAGGCGGTAAGATGCAAAATCCCCTCTGGCGGCCTACAGACCTTGTGTGGGATACGGATATTACGCCTGAAGGAGGCGCTGTTCAGTTTCAATACGGTATTTATGACAATCTTAACTTTTATATAAATTCGGGATTATTTGTTTTGGACGAATCTGCCGGAGATGAGGCGGATCCGCTTCTTTACGCTATACAGCCGGGATTCAAGTGGAAACCCATGGATAAGGTCGCATGGAATACCGCAGGAGTATTTTACGGGACATCTGGTGTAAAAGGAAAGATACTTAATTATTCGGCCGGAACGAACAAGAGAAGGCCTAACGGGGGCGCCGGCGGGCTTGCGTATGATTATGATACCATTGGCGTAAGTTCGGAAATCGCTTTTGAAAACCTGTTTGACCTTAATTTGCCCCGCCTTGCGTTTATAGGGGAATATTACAATAACATAGATGTTTCAGATGAAGATTACGCGTGGATTATAGGAGCAAAAATAGGAGCTGCGAAAGTCGGGAAAAAAGGGCAGTGGCAGGCAAAGTATCTTTACAGGTGGCTTTGCCAGGATGCGGTGCTTGATATTCTTCCCGATTCCGACGCATACGGCGGAGCTACGGGCGTAAGAGGACATGAAGTCGCGCTGGAATATGCCCTTTTGGATAATGTAATTATGGGATTGGACTATTATCATATGGAACCTATACATAAAGTGGGCGGGCACAGGAACGCGGAAGATCTGTTCCAGGCCGATATACTGTTTAAATTCTAA
- a CDS encoding phosphate ABC transporter substrate-binding protein: MKKIMYILAGLALMLFAGNAFAGVTIKGSTTVLPIAQAAAEEFMDQNPEIDISVQGGGSGVGISSLIDGTCDIGDASRAIKEQELKQAANKGIKPKAHVVAMDGIAVIVNSGNGVGNLKIEQIKDIYTGKISDWSQVGGTGGKIVVISRDSSSGTYEAFNELALKKEKVRNDALLSASNQAVVTTVAKTRGAIGYAGLGYLSEEVKALTVNGIECSKDTVLSGEYPLARPLFMYTNGKPSGDVKSFIDFVLSAEGQIIVEEQGFVGLK; this comes from the coding sequence ATGAAAAAAATAATGTATATATTGGCGGGTTTGGCGCTTATGCTCTTCGCCGGTAACGCTTTTGCCGGTGTTACCATTAAAGGTTCGACGACTGTTCTGCCTATAGCGCAGGCTGCGGCGGAAGAGTTTATGGACCAGAATCCCGAAATAGATATTTCTGTCCAGGGCGGGGGTTCGGGCGTAGGAATATCGTCTTTAATTGACGGCACATGCGATATCGGGGATGCTTCAAGGGCAATTAAAGAGCAAGAACTCAAGCAGGCGGCGAACAAAGGGATAAAGCCTAAAGCCCATGTCGTCGCAATGGACGGCATAGCCGTTATTGTTAACTCCGGGAACGGCGTCGGAAACCTTAAGATTGAACAGATAAAAGATATTTACACGGGCAAGATTTCCGACTGGTCCCAGGTGGGCGGAACAGGTGGGAAAATCGTCGTTATATCCAGAGATTCTTCAAGCGGAACTTATGAAGCCTTCAACGAATTGGCATTGAAGAAGGAGAAGGTGAGAAATGACGCGCTTTTGAGCGCCTCAAATCAGGCGGTTGTCACCACTGTCGCCAAGACGCGCGGCGCAATCGGGTACGCCGGGCTCGGTTACCTGAGCGAAGAAGTTAAAGCGCTTACCGTCAACGGCATTGAATGTTCCAAAGACACGGTGCTGTCGGGGGAATATCCTCTTGCAAGGCCTCTGTTTATGTACACAAACGGGAAACCTTCGGGCGATGTGAAAAGTTTTATTGATTTTGTCCTTAGCGCCGAAGGCCAGATTATTGTGGAAGAACAGGGTTTTGTCGGATTAAAATAA
- the pstC gene encoding phosphate ABC transporter permease subunit PstC yields MLKEKIYKSVFLVLAFASLLFLVGIMVVLFLNGLPIFKETGVFNFLFGRDWYPTYEPPEFGILPLALASLMVTFGALLVCVPLGVGSALYLNELAGHRQKAILKPIIEILAGIPSIVFGFFGMLIVAPLVQRIFNLPVGLTAFTGSIILGIMAVPTVCSISEDALSYVPKSFREASLALGANRWQTLIKVVIPAAGSGISTGIILGMSRAVGETMTVLMVTGGAAVMPKSFFIPVRPMTSTIAAEMGEAVVGSSHFHALFGIGLVLFVITLIFNIIAEMISRRFRVKLGLGR; encoded by the coding sequence ATGTTAAAAGAAAAAATATATAAATCGGTATTCCTAGTGCTGGCATTTGCCTCTCTGCTTTTTCTAGTAGGCATTATGGTGGTGCTTTTCTTAAACGGCCTTCCTATTTTTAAAGAGACAGGCGTTTTCAATTTCCTGTTTGGCAGAGACTGGTATCCTACCTATGAGCCGCCCGAATTCGGTATCCTGCCGCTGGCGCTCGCATCCCTGATGGTGACTTTCGGGGCGCTGCTGGTATGTGTGCCGCTGGGCGTGGGAAGCGCGTTGTATCTGAACGAACTTGCCGGCCACAGGCAGAAGGCAATACTCAAACCAATTATAGAAATACTTGCGGGCATTCCTTCTATTGTTTTCGGGTTTTTCGGAATGCTCATTGTGGCTCCGCTTGTCCAGAGGATTTTTAACCTTCCCGTGGGGCTTACGGCTTTTACGGGCAGTATTATTTTAGGTATTATGGCTGTTCCGACGGTCTGCAGTATATCGGAAGACGCGTTGAGTTATGTGCCGAAAAGTTTCCGCGAGGCGTCTCTTGCCCTCGGGGCGAACAGGTGGCAGACACTTATCAAAGTCGTTATTCCCGCGGCCGGTTCGGGCATATCAACGGGAATAATTCTGGGTATGAGCAGGGCTGTCGGCGAGACGATGACTGTCCTGATGGTAACGGGCGGCGCGGCGGTAATGCCTAAATCTTTCTTTATCCCGGTTAGGCCGATGACGTCCACTATAGCGGCGGAGATGGGAGAAGCCGTTGTGGGAAGTTCTCATTTTCACGCGCTTTTCGGCATAGGGCTGGTGCTGTTTGTGATAACTCTTATATTCAATATAATCGCAGAGATGATAAGCAGAAGGTTCCGCGTCAAACTCGGGCTTGGAAGATGA
- the pstA gene encoding phosphate ABC transporter permease PstA: MKKLTEKLGFAFLFVCMIISLFFLGSILYFIISRGFSVISWEFLTQVPKKAMTAGGVAPAIVGTFYLTLGSILFALPLGLACAIYLCEYSPKSYVVNIIRMSINNLAGVPSVVFGLFGLAVFVKFFNFGVSMLSGALTLGIMILPNIISASQEALLAVPQSYREASLALGATHWQTIKKVVLPTAMPGILTGVILGIGRVAGETAPILFTAATFYTRGFPKSVFSEVMALPYHIYALMTEGTHPEKQTQIAYGCALILLALVLLISSVAIVIRQRQRKYYG, translated from the coding sequence ATGAAAAAACTGACCGAAAAATTAGGTTTCGCGTTTTTATTTGTGTGTATGATAATATCCCTGTTTTTTTTAGGGAGCATACTATATTTTATAATCTCACGCGGGTTCAGCGTTATAAGCTGGGAGTTCCTTACACAGGTCCCCAAAAAAGCTATGACGGCCGGAGGTGTCGCCCCGGCTATAGTGGGCACGTTTTATCTTACGCTGGGCTCTATACTTTTTGCCCTGCCTCTCGGCCTGGCGTGCGCTATTTATCTTTGCGAATACAGCCCGAAGAGTTATGTGGTGAACATAATAAGGATGAGCATAAATAACCTCGCGGGTGTTCCGTCCGTAGTGTTCGGGCTTTTTGGCCTGGCTGTGTTTGTAAAATTTTTTAATTTCGGCGTATCTATGCTGTCCGGCGCCCTGACTCTCGGCATAATGATATTGCCGAACATAATATCCGCGTCCCAGGAAGCTCTGCTCGCGGTTCCCCAGTCATACCGCGAGGCTTCTCTCGCGCTGGGGGCCACGCACTGGCAGACTATTAAAAAAGTGGTTCTGCCCACTGCTATGCCGGGTATCCTTACCGGCGTCATCCTGGGCATAGGGAGAGTGGCCGGAGAAACCGCGCCGATACTTTTTACGGCGGCCACATTTTACACCAGGGGTTTCCCGAAATCCGTTTTTTCCGAGGTGATGGCTTTGCCTTACCATATATATGCCCTGATGACCGAGGGGACCCATCCCGAAAAACAAACACAGATAGCTTACGGCTGCGCGCTTATACTGCTGGCGCTTGTGCTTTTGATATCTTCAGTCGCGATAGTAATAAGACAAAGACAGAGGAAATATTATGGATAA
- the pstB gene encoding phosphate ABC transporter ATP-binding protein PstB: MDKNGIRMKCEKVNFYYGKKLALDGINLDIFKNSVTAIIGPSGCGKSTLIRLYNRMNDLIPRTRLEGKIFLDDKDIYDIGSDVVEIRRKVGMVFQKPNPFPKTIFENISYGLEVNGERDKTFINDRVISSLKKAALWGEVKDRLHDSALQLSGGQQQRLCIARCLAVEPEVILFDEPCASLDPISTQKIEELILELKKTYTIIIVTHNMQQAARVSDFTAFLYIGKLVEFGTTEKVFTVPKEKLTEEYLTGKFG; the protein is encoded by the coding sequence ATGGATAAAAACGGCATAAGGATGAAGTGCGAAAAGGTTAATTTTTACTACGGTAAAAAACTGGCTCTGGACGGTATTAACCTGGATATATTTAAGAACAGTGTTACCGCCATCATAGGTCCGTCGGGCTGCGGGAAATCAACGTTGATACGGCTTTATAACAGGATGAACGACCTCATTCCCAGGACAAGACTCGAGGGAAAAATATTCCTTGATGATAAGGATATATACGATATCGGGTCGGATGTGGTCGAAATAAGAAGGAAAGTCGGGATGGTTTTCCAGAAACCGAACCCTTTTCCCAAAACGATTTTCGAAAATATAAGTTACGGGCTTGAGGTGAACGGGGAGAGAGATAAGACGTTTATAAACGACAGGGTCATTTCATCCCTGAAAAAGGCGGCGCTGTGGGGCGAGGTGAAAGACAGGCTTCACGACAGCGCGCTTCAGCTTTCCGGCGGCCAGCAGCAGCGCCTTTGCATAGCCCGCTGCCTTGCGGTTGAGCCGGAAGTCATACTTTTTGACGAGCCGTGCGCCAGCCTGGACCCGATTTCCACCCAAAAAATAGAAGAACTGATACTGGAACTGAAAAAAACATATACGATAATAATCGTTACGCACAATATGCAGCAGGCGGCCAGGGTTTCGGATTTCACCGCTTTCCTGTATATCGGGAAACTTGTTGAGTTCGGGACTACCGAGAAAGTCTTTACGGTGCCAAAAGAAAAATTGACGGAGGAATACCTGACAGGCAAATTCGGATAA
- the phoU gene encoding phosphate signaling complex protein PhoU — protein sequence MLEEKLTALKKELIEYANFVQNMFDKSIKGLQKKDEASLQDIISKDEPRANREEIQLDKLCTVLIAQYEPRASDLRTVLMILKINNDLERMADHVINITESSLFLIERPSMGILDDVITMSGLTGKMLKNSVDSFVSKDVEKARLVCRTDKQVNELRDRIVEKLISLMSADSHNIERALHLMRITTNLERISDLTTNICEDVIFMVEGQVIKHHHEQGE from the coding sequence ATGTTAGAGGAAAAACTGACAGCCCTGAAGAAAGAGCTGATAGAGTACGCGAATTTCGTGCAGAATATGTTCGATAAAAGCATCAAAGGCCTTCAGAAAAAAGATGAGGCCTCTCTTCAGGACATAATAAGCAAAGATGAACCCAGGGCGAACAGGGAAGAGATACAGCTTGATAAACTGTGCACTGTCCTGATAGCCCAGTATGAGCCGCGCGCGAGCGATCTCAGGACGGTCCTTATGATATTAAAGATAAACAATGACCTTGAAAGAATGGCCGACCACGTGATAAACATAACGGAAAGCAGCCTTTTCCTGATTGAGCGCCCGTCAATGGGGATACTCGATGATGTCATAACAATGAGCGGGCTTACAGGCAAAATGCTCAAGAACAGCGTTGATTCTTTTGTAAGTAAGGATGTGGAAAAGGCGAGGCTGGTCTGCCGGACCGATAAACAGGTCAACGAACTCAGGGACAGGATAGTGGAAAAACTCATTTCCCTTATGAGCGCCGATTCTCACAATATCGAGCGCGCCCTTCACCTTATGAGGATAACGACAAACCTTGAAAGGATATCCGACCTTACGACCAACATATGCGAGGATGTCATTTTTATGGTTGAAGGCCAGGTGATAAAACACCATCACGAGCAGGGGGAGTGA